In Antechinus flavipes isolate AdamAnt ecotype Samford, QLD, Australia chromosome 3, AdamAnt_v2, whole genome shotgun sequence, a genomic segment contains:
- the LOC127557143 gene encoding keratin-associated protein 6-2-like has product MCYYGSYYGGLGYGYGSGYGCGCGCFRGLGYGYGGCGYGGLRYGGYGYGCYGAIHTHETYLKQPSTQVNPDTMCYYGSYYEGLGYGYGSSYGCGCGCFHGLGYGYGDCCYGCYDYGCCHPSCGERYYFYGFY; this is encoded by the exons ATGTGCTACTATGGCAGCTACTATGGGGGCCTGGGCTATGGCTATGGCTCTGGTTATGGCTGTGGATGTGGCTGCTTCCGTGGTCTAGGCTATGGCTATGGAGGCTGTGGCTATGGAGGCCTGCGCTATGGTGGCTATGGCTATGGCTGTT ATGGTGCCATACATACTCATGAAACCTACCTTAAACAACCATCCACCCAAGTGAATCCTGACACCATGTGCTATTATGGCAGTTACTATGAGGGCCTGGGTTATGGCTATGGCTCTAGTTATGGCTGTGGATGTGGCTGTTTCCATGGCCTAGGCTATGGCTATGGAGATTGTTGTTATGGATGTTATGACTATGGCTGCTGCCACCCTTCTTGTGgtgaaagatattatttttatggCTTCTATTGA